The Vibrio quintilis DNA window TCACCAGCTCACCAAAGTTAACGGAGACTATCACACACAAGATGGACTGTATTCCTTCCGTAATTTTCAATCCGGTATCTTACATTCTTCTTCCAGCCTGGTTCTGATGGTCATGATGTCTCATCACCAGATTCAGCACATGCTCACCCAACGGGGAAAAGAAGTACTGACAAATACTGTCACACTCGAACTGATCCTGGGGTTATTTGCTGCAATTCTGGCTTTATTCTGGGAAAACTATACGCAGAAAAAGCTGGAGCACACATTCAATCAGATCGTTATCGATAACAGTGCTGCAGTCGCTCTCACCGATGACCGTCATCATATCCTTCATGCCAATGTGCGGTTCTGTGAACTCACTGAAAAAGAGATTTCTGAAGTGAAGGGCAAACCAATTTTATCTCTGCATCCATCCGGAATCCGCTACAGACATGCATTAAAACAACTGCATGATTGTGGAGAATGGCACGGAGAGCTTCAGATTGGCCGTCGGGAAAACCCCCGCACCTGTAAGGTGGAAGTCAGGGCGATGAAGAAAAACCAGTACTTTGTCTATTCTCTGAGTGACATCTCTGAACAATATGAAACGATCCGGCAATTAAAGGAGAAAAATGAAAGAGACCCGGCAACCATGTTATGGAATAAGGCGAAGTTTCATAAAACACTGTCCCATTATTCTCAATTAAGTGCCCGCTACGAAGGACAGTATCCATGCTGCCTTGCGATTATCGATATTGATGATTTCAAAAACATCAATGATACCTACGGACACGCAACCGGAGATCATATCATTCACTGGCTGGCAAAGCAGCTCAAAGCAAAACTCAGGGACACCGACTTTATTGCCCGCATCGGCGGAGATGAGTTTGCCGTCATCATCCAGAACGCCAGACCAGAAGCAACTCGGCAACTGATGCAAAGACTATGTGAAACCATCGAACATTATCATGCTCATCCGTTAACCATCAGTATTGGGGTTACTGCAATTACAGATGATCCTCAGGAGTGCTTCAGTAAAGCAGATCAGGCACTTTACCTGTCTAAGCGTAAAGGCAAAAATTGTATTTCAATCCACGGGATACAGCCACTTCCTATGGTTGAGGCGATTCATTCCGTTACCTGATTCACTGCCGGCTTCAGCCATATATACCCAAACAACCTGAAGATGCAGGTTGCTTGGGTATAGAAACACAGGTATAGCCTTGATGGTTATTTGGTATACAATGAACAGAAGAAAGTGATTCTTGTGCTGTGCCTCACTATTCTGTTGATACGTTGAGCTGTCACCGGATTTTGAGGGAATCATTTAAGAGGATGTTTGTCTTATGAGACCCAACCCATAATCATGTCAGTCGGAATAATGTCAGTCAAAACCAGGTCAGTCAGATATATGCGTTTGATCGTTTTTCTGCTTATATCTCTGCTTACAACCGTATCTCAGGCGCAACTTTTTGAAAATAATAGCGCACCGGTGCTGGCGCCGGAATCAAGCCGGTTTGTCACCGCAGAAGAAGCATTCCCTTTTCACGCTTATCAGGAAGGTAACCAGTTACTGATAGACTGGCAGGTTCAGCCAGGCTATTACCTGTATCAAAGCCGGATGTCATTCAATCCGGACAATGTGAAAATCAAATCCAGCAACATACCAGATGGCATACCACA harbors:
- a CDS encoding sensor domain-containing diguanylate cyclase; its protein translation is MKRIIRTIQKMIMLWLGLSIISLGYYFHFTHESQRFLLTQLKEQNHQFMNYIESGTLSLHQNLQQIFYQLSHSPLLDDFAVSELPKLKQYIQNEWLVTLTNNRFIYQLRYINNHGREVIRVDNPPHDPHPHIVADERLRNLSDTNYYNYARQLNTGEQGYFGIKVEPETNQPVIRMIFPVEDQYQRHGYFIACLNILDIIQEITANEQGYNVSLVNANGDYVINSHPEKSRPEPTSDKRAYNLATKSPKLWQAIHQLTKVNGDYHTQDGLYSFRNFQSGILHSSSSLVLMVMMSHHQIQHMLTQRGKEVLTNTVTLELILGLFAAILALFWENYTQKKLEHTFNQIVIDNSAAVALTDDRHHILHANVRFCELTEKEISEVKGKPILSLHPSGIRYRHALKQLHDCGEWHGELQIGRRENPRTCKVEVRAMKKNQYFVYSLSDISEQYETIRQLKEKNERDPATMLWNKAKFHKTLSHYSQLSARYEGQYPCCLAIIDIDDFKNINDTYGHATGDHIIHWLAKQLKAKLRDTDFIARIGGDEFAVIIQNARPEATRQLMQRLCETIEHYHAHPLTISIGVTAITDDPQECFSKADQALYLSKRKGKNCISIHGIQPLPMVEAIHSVT